In Plasmodium falciparum 3D7 genome assembly, chromosome: 13, the following are encoded in one genomic region:
- a CDS encoding phosphoenolpyruvate carboxykinase has translation MVEKSSDYDLAEKMEDMKKIVIEEVRRNLIYKKPIGPIMSSKDILTLSQEQESKFNEEVHELGLHVNSIHHNSTPAFLYEMALKYEGNSFITSTGALCCISGEKTGRSPSDKRIVQEKSSEDDIWWGNVNIPIKEKSYEINKSRAIDYLNLQPNLYVIDAYAGWDERCRIKVRVITSRAYHALYMLNMLIPPKNAEEIQNFVPDFIIYNAGEFPSNRLTDGMSSKTSVILNFGSMNMVILGTQYAGEMKKGILTLFMYKMPKEGKLPLHSSCNIGKKNDVTLFFGLSGTGKTTLSADANRYLIGDDEHVWTDDGIFNIEGGCYAKCKGLSKRQEPEIYKAIKFGAILENVVMDPVTREVDYNNCTITENTRCAYPLSYIENAKIPAYIHTHPQNIILLTCDAFGVIPPLCKLDVYQMMYHFVSGYTSKMAGTEDNILKPTATFSSCYAAPFLALHPMIYAQMLADKYQKHKPNVWLLNTGWIYGSYGSDNGIRIPLKYTRLLVDYIHENKLNNIQYKKTPIFNFNIPEHLEGIPDEVIDPLIGWKDKEDYLTNLQILAKEFINNFSLYLDKAGPEILSGGPNL, from the coding sequence ATGGTTGAAAAGTCGTCTGACTATGATTTAGCAGAAAAGATGGAAGACATGAAAAAGATTGTTATAGAAGAAGTTAGAAGAAATTTGATATACAAGAAACCTATAGGACCTATTATGAGCTCAAAAGACATTTTAACATTAAGCCAAGAACAAGAATCTAAATTTAATGAAGAAGTACATGAATTAGGGTTACATGTAAATAGTATACATCACAATTCAACTCCagcatttttatatgaaatgGCATTAAAATATGAAGGTAATTCTTTTATTACTAGTACAGGTGCTTTGTGTTGTATATCGGGAGAGAAAACTGGTAGATCTCCATCTGATAAAAGAATTGTACAAGAAAAAAGTTCAGAAGATGATATATGGTGGGGTAATGTAAATATAccaattaaagaaaaatcatatgaaattaataaaagtaGAGCTAtagattatttaaatttacaaccaaatttatatgtaattgATGCATATGCAGGTTGGGATGAACGTTGTCGAATTAAAGTTCGTGTTATTACTTCTAGAGCTTATCATgctttatatatgttaaatatgCTTATTCCTCCAAAGAATGCTGAAGAAATACAAAATTTTGTACctgattttattatatacaatgCAGGTGAATTCCCATCCAATAGGTTAACAGATGGTATGTCAAGCAAAACATCagttatattaaattttggATCTATGAATATGGTTATTCTAGGAACACAATATGCTGGAGAAATGAAAAAGGGTATACTCACCTTATTTATGTACAAAATGCCAAAGGAAGGGAAATTACCATTACATTCTTCATGTaatataggaaaaaaaaatgatgtgACCTTATTTTTTGGTTTATCTGGTACAGGAAAAACAACCTTGTCAGCTGATGCTAACAGATATCTTATTGGTGATGACGAACATGTATGGACAGATGAtggaatatttaatatagaaGGAGGTTGCTATGCTAAATGTAAAGGATTATCTAAAAGACAAGAACCTGAAATTTATAAAGCCATTAAATTTGGTGCTATATTAGAAAATGTAGTTATGGATCCAGTTACAAGAGAAgtagattataataattgtacTATTACAGAAAATACAAGATGTGCATATCCACTTTCTTATATAGAAAATGCTAAAATTCCagcatatatacatacacacccacaaaatatcatattattaacatgTGATGCTTTTGGTGTTATACCACCTTTATGTAAATTAGATGTGTATCAAATGATGTATCATTTTGTTAGTGGATATACAAGCAAAATGGCAGGAACTGAAGATAATATTCTGAAACCTACAGCTACTTTTTCTTCATGTTATGCAGCACCATTCTTAGCTTTACATCCAATGATATATGCACAAATGCTTGCAGACAAATATCAAAAACATAAACCAAATGTTTGGCTTCTAAATACTGGATGGATTTATGGTTCCTATGGTTCAGATAATGGAATTAGAATACCACTCAAATATACGCGTCTTCTAGTAGACTATATacatgaaaataaattaaacaatattcaatataaaaaaacacctatctttaattttaatataccaGAACATTTAGAAGGGATACCAGATGAGGTAATAGATCCATTAATTGGATGGAAAGACAAAGAAGATTATCTAACAAATCTTCAAATCTTGGCGAAggaatttattaataatttttcgtTGTACTTAGATAAGGCAGGTCCTGAAATCTTGTCTGGAGGACCCaacttataa